The segment CTTTAGGCCTTATTGCCATATTGGGACTCACACTAAATTCCGCTACACACACATAAAATCAATTATGCGATATTTTAAGCGCTGGAACACAAGAAATATACTAATTTGTAACATTTGCGATTTTGGGCCTTATGTATTTTATTGGGTCTTACTCTGAATTTAACTTGATGTgccttaaaatttaatctattGTATAGATTGTAGAATACAAAAATagcaaaatattgtaaaataaattttgggcCTTATGTACTTTAATGAGCcttaaactaaaatttctcGGTTTTTTTACTCTTCTAATTAAAGTCGTCACTTCtgtgacttgaaaaattatcaactcatttttttttgtgcttcTTTTTTGGGCGTTACGACACAgcatgaataaaatatatattttttgggaCTGATGCTCTCTCTTAAGCTCAACAGTGTTTCTGAATTTCTAATTCTCAAAAAATTCTCACTAACACTGcaaactttaaaatttcaatttttggccTTAGTATTTTTCTGGGCCTTGGCGAACTTTACTGATCTTTCTAATCACTTCAAAATCCTtcacttaaatttaacacgttaaaataataagttttatttttcggCCTTATTGGGCCGAATTTTGATACCCATCGATCATCAAATATAAAAACCTCACCACTCACATTGAAAATTTCCGAATTCAGGAAATCCGAGTTCAGACCTTGCCGGGCCCAAATCCAACAGGCGTTAAGGGCTTACTCGACCCTAATATCTTCTGGGCCTTATAGAAACTAAATAACCTCTCTCATATCCTCAAGCCCTTCTCCCATGTTTGAAACCTCCCAAAATATTGAATTCTAGTTATGGGCCCAATGGGCCTTATTTGGCCCATTGGGACTCAAATGTTAAAATCTACTAGcttttatacatttaaaattcaattcagGCCTTACTGGGCCCAAATCTATGAGGCCTACGGGCCTTACCTGGCCATAATGGGCCTTATACTTCTCCCAGACTTACCGATCAATTTTTCTAATCCCAAATTCTCATCCACAAGAAATCCAGTGACACTTTATCACCACAGACACACAAAACTTAACACacaaatcactaaaaaaatatttctcttATCAAAACATGATCTCACGTCCGTTAGACACTTAAACACAAAACATAtcaattaaaacttattttctCATGCCCAATCCACTTCatcacacacgcacacacacgaCCACaataaaaagcaaaaaaataaataaagtgttAAATGAACTGGGTCGATTTCCAACGGCGTCAgcgtctatttttttttaattttattttaatcaacaatCGATTTATACAGCAAATAACACGGTTGTGAAAGTACCCGACGGACGAGACCCAACTGAGGATCTATACAATAATCGATCCTCTTCCCTCCGATCCTCTTTCTATTCCCCCCACTTTTGGGACTTACGGCCTTTCACTCCCACTTTTTCAggcgtaaaaaattattttttaaatattcaaattcagCTGCTCGATTTTTCTTATCCTAACCCACTGAGGACTTCTACGGCTTACATGAcacatacgaaaaaaatttgggaCTACACTTGGGGCAATTCGGAcacatcaaaaataaattttaaaatcagaaaattcaaattttcccgctttcggtaaaaaaacttctttttagctacaaaaattttttattttgtgagaAAAAGTCATTGCTAATTATTGCTCGGACCCTGACGTTTTAAAATCACATATTAAagtatgaattattattattattaatgataaaaatgattttttcgtCAAAAATGAGTCTGTCAATTAAAATGACCGTAACattcaaatttatgaatttacgaaaaatttcaaagaataaaaatcgttaggaaattgaatttccaaTCCAAAAtgcatatattatattgatttTTGTTGATAACTTCAGACATATCGAAGTtttaaagaaaactaaaaaattgagaaaaatcaGTGATTGAGTCATTGCACAAAAATAACTGTAACTCCCAAAATAATGGatttacgaaaaatttcaaagaataaaaatcgtcaggaaattaaatttcgaattcaaaatgcatattttttattgatttttattgataatttcagACGTATCGAAGTTTTAAAGAAaactagaaaaattaaaagaaacatTCATTGcacaaaaataattctaactcccaaaataatcgatttacgaaaaattttaaggaatacaaaattaaagctcataaaatttcctatccaAAACactgattttttgtttaattttcattgaaaaaagtCATTACGCTTAAAATcatgagtttaaaaaaatttttactgataacaaaattttttgtgcaaAACTCTTGTaaccttttaatttttatcgataAGTTACTGAAATATTTGAAGTTTTCAGGTCGTGTCCATAATACGACGGCGTAAATTCAGTgactcgtaattttttttttaatattcacgATTTCGAGCAATTTACCGCCACCTGTCGGATCGGAGGTAAACTCTCTCAGCCATGTAATCCTTGATggtaacaaaaatttcaaactattAAACTTGGACACTGAGGCGCCatctatgataaaaaaaaagaagtgatttaaacaaaaaaagtaaataaataaaaataaacgaataaaaacaattaactgtctcaaaaaaaaaaaaaaaaaaacaaataaattaatagttttgtAAACAAAATTGTAAACCATCAAACTTTCGGgtctcaaaattaaaaagttaaaattatcaagtgatttttcacaataaaaatttaaatttttattttactggtaagtcaatttttaaattaaataaaaagcagaagttaataaaatttttttttttttttcagattttatttggatcaaagaaaaaaattaataactcgAGATGGATTCCTACGACGAGAGGGACGAAGTCGTTGATGCCGTAATAAATCAACTTTCGGGTGCGCTGGATAACCCACGGCAGATTTCTTCGAGAGGATCGACCGACAATCTTCACCATCTGCTTGAGGAGTTGGAACCGCTGGTCCCTCCATCATCTGACGATGACCAAGTTATTGATTTGTTAGAGACAATTATACGGGAATCGACTCCAACTAACTCATCAGCGCCATCTACGAGTCACAGTTTCAATGAGAGCCCGTCCATTTTGTCGACAGATAGCCGCAGGGGATTTtggtcaaaattatttaaaagaaagtccCAGAGATCTTCGGAAGGTTCCCAAGATCCTGCAGAAGGTTCCCATGATCCCGCGGAACCTTCAAAGTATTCGTTACCATCAATAGGATCAGCGAACGACTCGAGTGCTTCTGCTTCAGCTTTGAAAGCTGCTGAAAATTATGTTGCTCAGCTGGAAGACTCTGGGCCTGGTGATCTGACTTCCGTCAGTGCTTTGGGCAGGGAAATAAATCGTAGGATTTGCGTGTGGTCTTCGTCAATGACTCTGAGACGTGAAGTAGGTTCCGGTAGACCTGGAGACCCGATTAATGTACAGTTTCATTCCCAACCTGAAGATATCATTGGTCATTGGAGTTTGATCGGCAATGAAGAACCACAAAATACCGAGAGTGGGTTGAACGACTGCCTCTTCAACGCGATTTCTGCTCAGACGGGTCACAAGCCCTCCGAGTTGAGGGATATAACAGTTGCACGCATGCGCACGAATATTAGAAGCGTGGCCAATAGGATTCGAGAGCTAGCACGCCGGGAAGAGTGTGACAGGATTGTGCTGATGGTCGGAGGTGCAATGTACTTTGGAAATGACGCGGGAGCCGCGGGGAGACTTCTAAAAGATTGTCAACGTAAACGGTCAGATCTGACAGGCAGGCCAGGGCATCCCAGAGGTCACGTGTCAAGGCCTGGATGTCCAGGACCGTTTAATAGTGCCGAGAACTATTCGATGTTCGGGTGCAAGACTGCATTCATGTCAATAGATGATCAAAACGAATTGGCGCATCGAGTCCTGAAGTCGCAGCCGGTCCATGAAGCCATGGTCAAGTTGAATGAAGGAAGCGATTTGGAGGTGGTAAGAGTCGAACCACAAGATATCGGAGTGGATGAAAATAAACCAGAAACCCATCTACCGAAGGGTCTTCATTTTAATGAGGGCGTAGTAGGAGAGCCCCAAGAAATACGGGGGCTAGTTATAATATTACACCATTCATATGGGAAAAGGAACAAACAGAAATCTGATGTTTTCGTCTATACGTTCTATCCAATTTTGAAAGGGTAATTTTTTGGGGTAAAAATTAATGGACATTCGGTACACCGATTAGGAAATCGATAAATCGAAAGTTAAATTCGATACTTTTGAATTTgcactttaaattaaaactttttttattacaatgtacaaatttttatatgacaCATAATATtcagatttaataaaatataaatagaatgacaaaaaatagagaattttaattataagatcATTTAGTGTAAGATCGGATTAAAATATTAGATCTAATATGGACGCAAGATACAATCAAGGCATCGATTCCATTACTCATCGACTCTATTACGCAGTGTGACGATGCGACGTATTCACATAAATTGGTCTCAACTTCTAGCATCgttcgaatgaaaataaaactgGGAAAGCAGCGAATCTGACTGCGTGTCGCGTTTGTGTTCAACACGAGCCATCACGTCACTCTTAACCAGCTTGTAGGTCGGTATCAACTTATCCGCCGTCGGTAAGGTCACGGGAAGCAGAAGGTAAAACAGAGTCATAAATTTCTGAATTATCGACCGCAGGTTCGCAGATTTTAGTTCGTGGCCTATCGAttcaaaaacttgaataaattccctgcAAGACCCTTTTATCATGTAACgggtaaaatttgtttaaattaaatcatacGAGgagcaattaattatttgatgttgcaaacaaataaaattaataacgaaAGAAAGCgtcaaatcaattttaaatgacgCCAGAAACTCGGGATTTAGACGAACCAGGATTTGGTTTGAAGAAATTAGTAATTTAGAAAGTATgactaagaaaattaattattcgaatcataattagtaaaattaaagATTCAAATTAAAAGCTACCCCTTTTTGCTAGGATTTAACTCGCCGGAGTCCAGGGTTGAAAAGGGGTCTTTTCAATGTAgacagtttttaataaaacaataaacaaaaactttatttaaacaagaaaaaaaaatcctttccaaaaaaaagaaacacaggtttaaacaaaaataaactaggattttatttaaataggggagggtggggcagagcggcccccctgaaattttgaccaaaaaaaatttttttttttttcgactaattactataaatctgatatgtttgcgcatttttacccctacgcatgacatttggggcaaaatggacaagcccaaaattttgaaaaagtgattttttcatatttttatcgtcaaattaaaaaaaaattattataattccacatttctagccctacgcataacacctggggcaaaatggaccagccgaaacttccaaaaaaattattttttcatatttttcggctgtttctctatgtaagaggcaaatttggtcactaaaaatttataaaaattaaatttttttttttagttgataaatttttgaaataaagtaaaattatagaattgatttttttttctattaaaaaacaattagtaattaaggtaatcgagagtgaacgattttttacgctttaaaaaatttttttcgagtaatataaaaccaaaaatagttgtcaagagaaagaaatacattcttaatgatgaaaacaatttaaaaaaaaaaaaaacgaaaaaaaaaattttttatcactttttgaaggggggccgctctgctccacaaaaaaaaaaaaatttttttcagaattttggcaaaatgtccataaatttgttcgaaataggacaaacgTAAAGTGATCATATGGTTGAAAAccacgaaaaataataattggcttaggggggccgctcagccccaccctcccctatagtTCGAAAAAGCTATCGGcgttgaaaagtaaaaaaaataacattttatgttgttttttccggataaatcataATATGATGTACTAACCTGTGCCTGAAATCATACAAACTTTTTCTCTTTATGGTctcttttgatttttatataatgtcatctaacctgttatttaatttaaatcatattattaacaaaaaaattgttaaaacccagtttttaatatttttcgcggatatttcatatattattgctctgacctaaagTAAAAACTCATTcgaatcttgattttgatcgccgacattgatttctgcctcaatacctttattttattgaacctAATtgggaattaaaatttaaaaaccgttctacattaatgattttcgattcttaaatttttgaactttagCATagaacgtaacttgttagagcttgaaaagctcataaaaaaacaattgcatgCAATAggatttttgagctcgaagagctcgtgTTCATCGTATTCACGAACGAATATacgttcgattcccagttcgggctgtctatatttttctcaatttatctataaattgtcttattgagaaggtttgcatgttcaggtttccactatatttaaatacgtgactatatatgtatattcatattgatattttggagctccttgagctcaaaaacagcgggaagttttgaggctggcccgcagggccaaccgacgcccagatttttttgacTGTAATCTCACGTTTCATTTCATCAAATACATCGtttgtaacaaaaatatttttatagtaagCCTAAAATCGTAAAGTCTTTTATCCAACCTCCCTATGAACTTGTTTCAATTTCCatgtttttgaataaattgaaattcagTTGACTCAAGTGCAAATAGGCCAAGCACGCAGCGTATTTCAGAAGGAAACACGATTTTTATCAGTGTAGAAATgtcttttactaaaaattatgattaatgtTGTTCGGAAAGAGAGGTGCTGAAATAGGAAAGTTTATCAAGTCGGGGGTAACACAACCCGGGACGAATTAATGTCGTCGATTGTACActtcccgcatgaaaaaactttatatgtaaaaacatatatgatagaatatatgaatattataatgtgatatattgtacaatatataaaataatatttatatttttgccgtattaatatatgataatatattgaaaaaaaatatattgctagaatatattatcaatatatttatcaatatatgactttttatgtatgttttacatgtatattttaatatatctttttcatattgatatattgtattgaaagtagtatattaattaatatatacacttatccaaaaaattaaaggaacaagaaaattttataatttttttagtgatttttggaaggctgtatttttatgaaaaatgatcgtatcgaaaaaataaaaaaagcaaattgaagcttgaaatctctagtttgaagatctttcagcaaaatatttttttgagccacggtttttgcggaatcataagaaaaaggtcgagacaaaatttttctaaattttttggtttcgttttttaggtctacgggaccgggaaaaatttttccaaaaaaacgaattcatggcttgtttaggaaatttatttagctacaatttgctttttttgtttctctgtacgacaatttgctgctgagatatcagccttcaaatgaaaaaggatccttttgtctttgattattgatatctcagcaagaaatggtcacacagtaatttaaagggcagtttaataaacttgaataaatcccctacaagctccatttttgattttttcaaaaaaaaattttttttcatccttgatatccatttgaaaaatctttaaaaaatggccattttctggttttttagtcgactcatcgctactctgcaaatattgataaaaaaaataatgttgccaggtaattttacagcttaatgtacccccaaaaaccctgaaaactttcagattgatccattgaaccgtttgtccggtccgattgctcaaagttttacaaaacaattaaaggaacaagttttgttacttaatttgtgtaatcattaccaaaatgaaaaatttaattttttttggattttctttcatttttgcgttagttattcagtaaatgtaaggtaaagaggaaaaaaaaaaaattttccaaaaaacgagaccaaacaagaattttttccaattttttttttttttatgttttattcggggggttattttttttttcgtttttcggaaaaaaattttttttttttctttaccttacatttactgaataactaacacaaaaatgaaagaaaatccgaaaaaaattgattttttcattttaataacaattacacaaattaaggaacaaaacttgttcctttaattgttttgtaaaactttgagcaatcggaccggacaaacggttcaatggatcaatctgaaagttttcagggtttttgggggtacattaagctgta is part of the Microplitis mediator isolate UGA2020A chromosome 11, iyMicMedi2.1, whole genome shotgun sequence genome and harbors:
- the LOC130677223 gene encoding uncharacterized protein LOC130677223, yielding MDSYDERDEVVDAVINQLSGALDNPRQISSRGSTDNLHHLLEELEPLVPPSSDDDQVIDLLETIIRESTPTNSSAPSTSHSFNESPSILSTDSRRGFWSKLFKRKSQRSSEGSQDPAEGSHDPAEPSKYSLPSIGSANDSSASASALKAAENYVAQLEDSGPGDLTSVSALGREINRRICVWSSSMTLRREVGSGRPGDPINVQFHSQPEDIIGHWSLIGNEEPQNTESGLNDCLFNAISAQTGHKPSELRDITVARMRTNIRSVANRIRELARREECDRIVLMVGGAMYFGNDAGAAGRLLKDCQRKRSDLTGRPGHPRGHVSRPGCPGPFNSAENYSMFGCKTAFMSIDDQNELAHRVLKSQPVHEAMVKLNEGSDLEVVRVEPQDIGVDENKPETHLPKGLHFNEGVVGEPQEIRGLVIILHHSYGKRNKQKSDVFVYTFYPILKG